Part of the Tetragenococcus koreensis genome, AATTCTGGATCGTATTTTTCCTTTGCGTAAATGCGGACCTCATCAAAAAACGCCTTGTTTGTATTATCATTTAGGTCAATGTTTATGTCCGTACGCTTTTAATGTGGACCCTGCTGTCTATACGAAGATTGTTAAAGAAATCAAACACTTTTTTAATGGCGGCTATAAAGATGTCCAACAAAGTTTGAAAGAACAAATGGATGACGCTGCTGAAAATATGGAATTTGAAAAAGCAGCAGAGTTGCGCGATCAAATCAATTCTATTGAAACAATTATGACACGACAAAAAATGACTTCTACCGATTTGAAAGATAAAGATGTCTTTGGCTACACAGTGGATAAAGGTTGGATGTGCGTCCAAGCATTCTTTATTCGTCAAGGTAGGATGATTAAACGTGATGTATCGATCTTTCCATTTTATAAAGAAGAAGCCGATGACTTTTTGACTTATGTTGGTCAATTTTATCAACAAAATGAACATTTTATTCCAAAAGAAGTATTAATTCCAAACGATATTGACAAGACTGCTGTAGAAGCATTATTAGATACAAAGGTGATTCAACCACAACGTGGACAAAAGAAAAAACTAGTAGAGCTCGCTAATAAAAATGCTCGTGTAGGTTTAAAAGAGAAATTTGATTTGATCGAACGAGCGCAAGAACGGACGGTAGGAGCTGTCGAAAAACTAGGGCAAGCATTAAATATTCCTACCCCTGTTCGTATTGAAGCTTTCGATAACTCGAACACAATGGGGACAAACCCTGTTTCTGCGATGGTGTCCTTTGTTGATGGCAAACCATCTAAAAAAGATTATCGCAAGTACAAAATCAAAACAGTAGATGGGTCAGACGATTATGCATCTATGCGTGAAGTAATCTATCGTCGTTATTCACGTTTGCTAAAAGAAGAAAGCACACTCCCTGACTTAATTTTAATCGATGGTGGTAAAGGACAGGTAGACGTAGCAAAAGATGTATTAGAAAACCAACTAGGTGTTGATATCCCTATTGCAGGACTAGCCAAAGATGATAAACATAAGACAAGTGAATTATTATTTGGCGAAGATTTACATTCGGTAATGCTAGAACGTAGTTCCACAGAATTTTTCTTATTGCAACGCATTCAAGATGAAGTGCATCGTTTCGCGATTACTTTCCATCGTCAATTACGCAGTAAGAACAGTTTTTCTTCTAAGTTAGATGGCATTGCTGGACTTGGCCCTAAGCGAAAAAAGAATTTGCTGAAAAAATTCAAATCATTAAAAGGCATTCAACAAGCAACTATTGAAGAAATAAAAGAAGCGGGTGTTCCTAAAAATGTAGCGGAAAACGTTATGGAAGAATTAGCGCCTGCAAAAAAAGATAAAGAAAACTCCACTGCGAAGGAGTGATGGAGTCTAGTTATTGAGAGAGTAATAATTTTGACTCATTTCTCCCATTGATGTTGTTATAATATAGAAAGCTAACAGAATGAAGAAGCTGTGACATAAGTTTTTTTGATAATAAAATATCCGAACTATAGAGAGATTACTCCTGCGATTACTCGTCGTAAATTCACGACAATTGGCAATTTCATCAACTATAGTTCGGGTATTTTTGTCTGGTTTTTACTTATGTCACAGCTTCTTTCTTTATTTATTATCTTCAATCAAGCTTCAGCAGCAATTCTAGCGATTTCAGGTAACAAAGTAAGTTTTCTTTGTCGGCTGACCTTTTGCCTGGTAGTTAAAACAGCATAATTTTTCTTTCGAATCACTGTTAATAACTCAAGTTTCGCACATGTAAAATGATATTAAACAACGGTCTTATCAACTCTTAGGTCGAAAAAAGTCCTGATATTGACTGCCTACCTTTTTATACAAAAAGAACTCCTTTTGTTTTATAATTGATTTAACCACAAACCAAAAACAAAGGAGTTCTTGCCTTTATGGTACACTTAAAAGCTATTAAAAATCAATTACCGAATGAAATAAAAGCCCTTTTTTCTGAATTAAAAGTCACGCAATTTTTAAAACAAGCCCATATGGAAAAGCAAAAAGGGTATTCGGTGGCTATTCTATTCACTTTTCTCTTTAGCCTCGTCTTTAAAGGAAAATCCTTAAACCAAGTTCTCAGTGGGCGGGAAAGCGACCAATACATGAAAAAAGATACCGTGTATCGATGGATGAACAATCCCCATAACAACTGGCGTCTGTTTTTACTTCGGTTTAGTGCGTCTGTCATCGAAAAGCTCCATTCTTTAACGGATACGAAAACCCATATTCGGACGTTGATCTTGGATGATTCGACGTTTTATCGTAATCGAAGCCAAGAGGTACCAGGCTTAGCTCGTCTTTGGGATCATGCGCTCAAACAAGGATACAAAGGGTATCGTATGCTTACTTTAGGATTCTCCGATGGCTATTCTTTCATTCCGATTGATTTCGGGTTACTATCCGGTAAGAAAAAAGTGAACCAAACAATAGCAGAAAAAGATCAACGAACCGTAGGAGCCAAACGATTCAACGAACCGTAGGAGCCAAACGATTCAACGAATCAAGTCGTAAAATGCCCGAAGTGGCACTTGAGATGGTTCAACGCGCCTTGAACCAAGGGATTTACGCCACCCATGTGTTGATGGATAAATGGTTTACTTCCCCTAAAATGATAGACCAATTACACGATATGGGGATTCACACCATTGGGATGGTGAAAAATGGAAAAACCAAATACCTTTTTCATCAACGTTTATACAAGCTGGAAGAACTTTATGCCAAATCTACGAAAGAATATACACAAGAAGCGATTATTTCCTCGATTGTGGTGAAACCAAGCTCCGGCAAAAATCCCGTGAAAATCGTTTTTGTCAAAAATCACAATAAGAAAAGTGCTTGGTTGGCGATTATGACCGATGATCTGGATTTATCTTCCCAAGAAATGGTCAAAACATACTCGGCGAGATGGGACATCGAGACATTTTTTAAGGCATCGAAATCATTGCTTCATCTGACTAAAGAAACACAAACGCGACATTATCAAGCCTTAATTTGTCACACCACCATTGTGTTCACACGGTATATTTTATTAAGCTGGCAGCAGCGCTGTGCCAATGATGAGCGGACCTTAGGTGGCTTATTTTATGAACTGGGCGATCAAATAAAAGAACTCGATTGGTCCGCTGCTCTTATCGAATTAGTACATATTATTCAAGCGGTAAGCGAAGAATCAGGAAGCCAATTACAAGATTTTATTACAAGTCAACTCCAACACTGGGTGGATACTCTGCCCCGTTATATCAAGGCTTATCTCCCAGATTTGGTGTGCGAAACTTGAGTTAATAACTCGCGATAGAAGAAACTAGCAGCCACAACCGCCTTGCGTGCCTCTTGATCAATCAAGGGGAGCATGGTTAACCCGTTTTGATAAGACTTTTCAGCAATGTGAGCTTCAAATTCCCATGCAGCAATAAATTCATCTGTTACCTTTTTTTGCTGCAGCATACGCTTAGATACGCCAAATTTAGTTAGAACTTCTTGTGGCAAATAAATTCGATTGTTATCAAAGTCTTCTCCTATGTCACGCAAAATATTCGTTAATTGCATCGCTTCGCCCATCTTTTTGGCTTGTGCTGTAATTTTCCGCCAATTTTTAGAAAGTATCGGCAACAACATCAACCCAACTGAGCCTGCTACATAATAACAGTAATCAATCAGTTCAGCTTGTGTTTCAGGCTGAGTAAACGTCTCATCTTGCTTTTGCCCTTCCAGCATGTCGAAAAATGGCTGTATAGGCATATCGTAATTTTGAAATACCACTGACAGTGCGCGCCACATCGCTTGATTGGGTATATGTCCTGTTGCAAACGCCTGGAGTTCTTGTTCTAATTTAAGCAGGCCTGTAATATCGTGATGTTTATCAATTAAATCGTCTGCCTTGCGACAAAACGCATAAACCGCAAAAATGCTCCATGCTTTTTCTTTTGGTAATTGTGAAAAAGCCGCATAAAAGCTTTTTGAATGCTGTTGAATTATCTTTTTGCACGTAAGAAAATCTTCTTTATACCGTTCAAACTCATTGGTCATCTTTTAGCAACTCCTCCACTGCTAGTTTGGCACTTTGCATAACGATTGGCACGCCCGCTCCTGGATAAGTACTACTCCCGCAAAAATATAAATGATCTGCATAGGCAAATTTGTTATGCGGCCGATAATAATTACTTTGCTTGAGCGTCGGTTTCAAACCGAATGTTGCTCCGTTATAGGCGTTAAAATCCGTTTGGAAATCTTTAGGCGTATACTGTTTTTCAAAGACAATATGCTCATCAATATCTTTAAATATTGTTTCTTCTTTTAGTTTATTAAGCACTTGTGTCCGGTACTTTTCAATCGTAGCTGAACTCCAGTCTGAAAACTTAGATAGCTCAGGAACAGGAACTAGGATATAGACTGCTTCATTTTCGGATGGAGCCAAAGATTCATCCATCAATGTCGGAACATAAATATAAAAAGAGGGGTCATCTGGAAGAGTACCTTCTTCAAATAATTGATCAACATTACGTTTGAAATCTTTAGCAAAATAAATCGAATGCAAAGCCTGCACATCATATTTTTTATCTACCCCTAGATACATCAAAAAACAAGAACACGAATATTCCATTTTTTTAATTTTCTTATCAGTATATTTTCCTCGGTCATTTTCATTAGGAATAAGTGCTGTCATTGCGTAAGGAAAATCTGCGCCACAGATAATAGCATCGCCAAAAACTGTTTCCTTTCCGATTTGAAGCCCAATCGCTTGCTTGTTTTCAATTAAAATTTCATCCACAATTGTATTACAATACAGTTTACCGCCAAGCTCTTTAAACAATCGCTCTAAAGCTTGCGCAAGAGTATACATCCCTCCTTTAATAAAATAAACACCATAAAATAATTCAATCATAGGTATCATTGTATATAATGAAGGGCCCTGATATGGTGAAACACCAATATAAAGGGTCTGGAAAGCTAACGATTTACGTAACCGTTCATCTTTTACAAATTTTACAATTGAACTATATGCATCGTTAAATGTTCTCAGTTTTAATCCAGCCATCAATGAACTGGGATTATAAAAATCCCAAAATGAACGAAATGAGCGTGTAATAAAAGCATCTTTAGCTATCAGATAACGCTTATAAATATCAGACAAAAAGCCTAAATATCCTTGGGCGTCTTCTTCAGAAATTGATTCTAAGGTATGCATCAACTGAGTTAAATCCGAAGAAAATGACAGTGGCGGTTCTTCAAAAAAATATAAATGAAGCATGGGATCTACTTTTTCCATTGGTAAATAGTCTGCTGGATTTCGCTGACAGAAAGAAAAAATCTCCTCGTAAATATCTTTCATCATAACAATCGTTGGACCAACATCAAAGCAGAACCCTTCTTCCTTGATTTGATTCATTTTTCCGCCAACTTGGTTATTTTTTTCGTAAAGTGTCACATCATAACCTAAATACTGTAAACGCACAGCAGCGGTCAAACCAGCAACACCAGCTCCTACAATCAATACTTTCTTCATACACACTCACTCCCCCATCACAATTATTCAAAAAATCCACTTAAACAACAAGAACAGCTTCTTTAACATTTTGTTTTTAAAATCACAAGATTATTATAACAGGAGTGATTGAAATTTTACCAACAATTACCCTTCACAAAATGATAGCTTAAATTTCTCTTTTTACTATTGAAAAAAATAGAGCAGCATTCTTTAATCACGCCAGCCGTGATAAAAATGCTAACTCTATAGGTGAGGTTATTGAAGCAGTTCTTATTAAAACAATTAAATTTAGTTACATGCACTTTCTTATGAGAATCATTGTCTATCAATTCTTTGATTAGGATTAGGGTAGGGTTAAGTTTTTCCTTTCTTCCATCTCATTCGAATTTCACCTTTTAGATATTGATAAAGCAAAAAACGTTGACGGTAACGCTTAATTCTTTTATATCTTTTATAGTGCTTTTTATAGAACTGTTGATAGTGGTTTTCTGCCGGCCAAAAAGTGCTTGCGGGTTGAATTTCAGTTACGATCGGTTGTTTATATCTGCCAGAATCAATCACTTTTTGTTTTGATTCTTCGGCGATTTGTCTTTGTTGTTCATTTCTCACAAAAATAATTGGTCTATATTGATAACCTCTGTCTTGAAATTGACCTAACCCATCTGTTGGATCGATGAGTTGCCAGTATAAATCAACTAATTCTTTATAGCTAATCATCTGCGTATCAAAAATAATTTCAACCGCTTCGACATGGCCTGTAAAACCGCCAAGTACTTGGTCATAACTTGGATGTGGTGTATGTCCGCCCGTATATCCTGACAAAACAGAATCAATGCCCGACTTAGTTTCAAAAGGTTCTACCATACACCAAAAACAACCGCCACCAAATATCGCATAATCTTGATAGTTAAAATCTTCAATACTATGTTTCGAAAAATCAAAACGTGCTTCTTCAACTGACTCCCCTGTAATTTTTAAATAAAAATCAGCAACATCCCCCGTTAAGTTATCTCTAAGGGCAAGTGGACGAAATTTTTCTTCCAATTTAGCAAGCTGAGCGTTGACGTTGGCGCCTGCTTCCAAAGCATCCTTTGTTGAAGTTAACACAGACCGTTCCCAATCACGTGTTCCCTTATTGATGATAAGATTATAAAGTTCTCTTAGCACCTCTTCTCTTGTCCGTTCCATTTTTATCCCCTCCTGGAGATATAGCCAAAACCAGAAAATAATTATGCTCTATTTTATACATCAAATGTTTTATGATACGCCGCTAAGTTTAGAAATGAATAGCAATCTTTTTCTTTATTATAAACGCTAAGTTTGTATACTACTAATATTCGAATTTTATTCTAGCTAAAACGTGACCTTTAACATAGCTATACATTATGGAAGTATAGTGTCAATAATTTCAATGTTTTCATCACTTTTTAAGGCGCCGTCTATCACTAAGTCTACATCTTGTATAATAAATCTTTCATAGTCTATAAAAATAGGACGCCCGAAACTCAAATAATGCCTAGCCATCTTTTGTATATTATCAGTAGTTTCACCTTTAAAATCTCGTATCAATCTCCGAGCAAAGCAAATATCTAGTGGTGTTTTAACGTAAATAACCTTATCAACCATTTCTTGGATTGCTTTATGTTTATAACCAAAGGGAAAATCAACAAATAGGTAAGAATACCGACCATAAGCTGCTTTAAGATCTATTAATAACGCACTAACATCATATTGATTGACTGCAATTTCAATAGGCGTAGAAATAGCGGGCGCCGAGGGCAAAGCATCAATATCGTAATCATCAAACGATAAGCATTTACTATTTGGATATCGTTTGATCAGCCCCTTAACGATAGTGGTTTTACCACT contains:
- the uvrC gene encoding excinuclease ABC subunit UvrC; its protein translation is MNVNKVMTTNQQIKNKLALLPDQPGCYIMKDKTGTIIYIGKAKILKNRVRSYFTGGHDTKTEHLVSEIADFEYIVTESNIEALLLENNLIKENLPRYNIMLKDDKTYPFIKITNEKYPRLLITRKVLKDGAEYFGPYPDIGAANETKKILDRIFPLRKCGPHQKTPCLYYHLGQCLCPYAFNVDPAVYTKIVKEIKHFFNGGYKDVQQSLKEQMDDAAENMEFEKAAELRDQINSIETIMTRQKMTSTDLKDKDVFGYTVDKGWMCVQAFFIRQGRMIKRDVSIFPFYKEEADDFLTYVGQFYQQNEHFIPKEVLIPNDIDKTAVEALLDTKVIQPQRGQKKKLVELANKNARVGLKEKFDLIERAQERTVGAVEKLGQALNIPTPVRIEAFDNSNTMGTNPVSAMVSFVDGKPSKKDYRKYKIKTVDGSDDYASMREVIYRRYSRLLKEESTLPDLILIDGGKGQVDVAKDVLENQLGVDIPIAGLAKDDKHKTSELLFGEDLHSVMLERSSTEFFLLQRIQDEVHRFAITFHRQLRSKNSFSSKLDGIAGLGPKRKKNLLKKFKSLKGIQQATIEEIKEAGVPKNVAENVMEELAPAKKDKENSTAKE
- a CDS encoding phytoene/squalene synthase family protein, whose product is MTNEFERYKEDFLTCKKIIQQHSKSFYAAFSQLPKEKAWSIFAVYAFCRKADDLIDKHHDITGLLKLEQELQAFATGHIPNQAMWRALSVVFQNYDMPIQPFFDMLEGQKQDETFTQPETQAELIDYCYYVAGSVGLMLLPILSKNWRKITAQAKKMGEAMQLTNILRDIGEDFDNNRIYLPQEVLTKFGVSKRMLQQKKVTDEFIAAWEFEAHIAEKSYQNGLTMLPLIDQEARKAVVAASFFYRELLTQVSHTKSGR
- a CDS encoding phytoene desaturase family protein produces the protein MKKVLIVGAGVAGLTAAVRLQYLGYDVTLYEKNNQVGGKMNQIKEEGFCFDVGPTIVMMKDIYEEIFSFCQRNPADYLPMEKVDPMLHLYFFEEPPLSFSSDLTQLMHTLESISEEDAQGYLGFLSDIYKRYLIAKDAFITRSFRSFWDFYNPSSLMAGLKLRTFNDAYSSIVKFVKDERLRKSLAFQTLYIGVSPYQGPSLYTMIPMIELFYGVYFIKGGMYTLAQALERLFKELGGKLYCNTIVDEILIENKQAIGLQIGKETVFGDAIICGADFPYAMTALIPNENDRGKYTDKKIKKMEYSCSCFLMYLGVDKKYDVQALHSIYFAKDFKRNVDQLFEEGTLPDDPSFYIYVPTLMDESLAPSENEAVYILVPVPELSKFSDWSSATIEKYRTQVLNKLKEETIFKDIDEHIVFEKQYTPKDFQTDFNAYNGATFGLKPTLKQSNYYRPHNKFAYADHLYFCGSSTYPGAGVPIVMQSAKLAVEELLKDDQ
- the msrA gene encoding peptide-methionine (S)-S-oxide reductase MsrA, whose amino-acid sequence is MERTREEVLRELYNLIINKGTRDWERSVLTSTKDALEAGANVNAQLAKLEEKFRPLALRDNLTGDVADFYLKITGESVEEARFDFSKHSIEDFNYQDYAIFGGGCFWCMVEPFETKSGIDSVLSGYTGGHTPHPSYDQVLGGFTGHVEAVEIIFDTQMISYKELVDLYWQLIDPTDGLGQFQDRGYQYRPIIFVRNEQQRQIAEESKQKVIDSGRYKQPIVTEIQPASTFWPAENHYQQFYKKHYKRYKRIKRYRQRFLLYQYLKGEIRMRWKKGKT
- a CDS encoding adenylyl-sulfate kinase — translated: MKDSKVIVVSGMGGSGKTTIVKGLIKRYPNSKCLSFDDYDIDALPSAPAISTPIEIAVNQYDVSALLIDLKAAYGRYSYLFVDFPFGYKHKAIQEMVDKVIYVKTPLDICFARRLIRDFKGETTDNIQKMARHYLSFGRPIFIDYERFIIQDVDLVIDGALKSDENIEIIDTILP